From a single Nothobranchius furzeri strain GRZ-AD chromosome 9, NfurGRZ-RIMD1, whole genome shotgun sequence genomic region:
- the secisbp2l gene encoding selenocysteine insertion sequence-binding protein 2-like, which translates to MDVGDIKDVKLSPEVEPFIPQRKGLEGSIVGMSLSGEAGGGGGVGVGGGSGGVETTPIPSYLITCYPFVQENQPNRQHPMYSGGELRWQQPNPSPGGPYLAYPILSSPQPPVSNDYTYYQIMPAPCPPVMGFYQPFPGPYTSPVQAGVASPVSAEVSERPLSLGPVYGMANQRGRGMVRSNVLPKSHVSVCQPPRGRRPPTRSVAVQKEVCTLAPDGRTRSVMLVDAAQQTDFPGEGSGRCAAEQVSPLMWKNRPKRRRASHPAENYEQGASEADIDSDSGYCSPKHNQAAGMTQRTPENATAQGEAGVITRGSWVNLASQATQKPWRERIGLFPRGDQRKNLEQRNLPQDFPNGYSGRMPSTQSEQRLQPAAVSGSDLTPEPLYFEDEDEIPDLGSGVSVQCTNKQESSPAQTHTQPKLPKNLLDGLPENSPINIVQTPIPITTSVPKRAKSQRKKALAAALATAQEYSEISMEQKKLQEAFTKAAGKKSKTSVELDLGDMLAALEKQQQAMKARQLTNTKPLSLTVGTTTPFHSSGPSSVPCMMRGHQQALSMPHNALDSTAPRVKRGKEREVPKVKRPTALKKIILKEREGKKGKPSVEQECSGHEEHGEEGLQFTDDLEREPASQEENGLSVPSDASLSPASQNSPYSITPVSQGSPASSGIGSPMASNAITKIHSRRFREYCNQVLSKEIDESVTLLLQELVRFQERIYQKDPTKAKSKRRLVMGLREVTKHMKLHKIKCVIISPNCEKIQAKGGLDEALYNVIAMAREQEIPFVFALGRKALGRCVNKLVPVSVVGIFNYSGAEGLFDRLVSLTEEARKAYKDMVSALEQEQAEEALKNDKKVPHHMGHSRNHSAASAISFCSIFSEPISEVNEKEYETNWRSMMETSDALEPAEAEPSRPAPSVSSQKNSESLAASTNTVQPSPTAPLPRTGPLTQVTGDRDEVRTDDRLELASQSTETGSLDGSCRGPLTSSITSTTSTLVPGMSEEAEEEEEEEEEYTPEPISVEVPTLSSRIESWVSKTLENLHLGKSQESTEEEEEEEEEEDGGQSDEEEDFDSSGITEMRTEDKEQAETKKVSG; encoded by the exons GATGTAAAGCTTTCACCTGAAGTGGAACCATTTATCCCACAAAGGAAAGGTCTTGAAGGATCCATAGTCGGCATGAGTCTCTCTGGTGaggcaggaggaggaggtggtgttggtgtgggagGAGGCAGTGGAGGGGTGGAAACAACACCCATACCCAGCTACCTCATCACCTGCTACCCTTTTGTCCAAGAGAACCAACCTAACAG GCAGCATCCTATGTACAGCGGAGGGGAGCTGCGCTGGCAGCAGCCTAATCCCTCCCCTGGTGGTCCATACCTGGCTTACCCCATCTTGTCTTCTCCCCAACCTCCCGTCTCCAATGACTACACGTACTACCAGATTATGCCTGCTCCTTGTCCACCTGTCATGGGATTTTACCAGCCCTTCCCAGGACCCTACACTAGTCCGGTGCAAGCTGGGGTAGCCAGCCCTGTTTCAGCAGAGGTCAGTGAAAGGCCTTTGTCACTGGGACCGGTCTATGGAATGGCCAATCAGAGGGGAAGAGGAATGGTTCGGTCCAATGTTCTCCCAAAG TCACACGTGAGTGTTTGCCAGCCTCCGAGGGGTCGTCGGCCTCCAACCAGAAGTGTAGCTGTGCAGAAGGAGGTGTGCACCTTAGCACCTGATGGTCGGACCAGGTCTGTCATGTTGGTGGATGCTGCACAGCAGACTG ATTTCCCAGGTGAGGGGTCAGGACGCTGTGCTGCTGAGCAAGTTAGTCCACTGATGTGGAAAAACCGACCAAAGAGGAGACGGGCTTCCCATCCTGCTGAAAACTATGAGCAGGGCGCCAGTGAGGCAGATATAGACAGTGACAGTGGCTACTGCAGCCCCAAACACAACCAAGCTGCTGGGATGACACAAAGAACTCCAGAGAATGCAACAGCACAG GGAGAGGCTGGTGTCATCACAA GAGGAAGCTGGGTAAACTTAGCATCTCAGGCTACCCAGAAGCCCTGGAGGGAGAGAATCGGTCTGTTTCCCAGAGGAGATCAGAGGAAGAACCTTGAACAGAGAAACTTGCCACAG GATTTTCCCAATGGCTACTCGGGACGGATGCCATCCACCCAGTCAGAACAAAGGCTGCAGCCGGCAGCTGTCTCGGGCAGCGATCTCACCCCAGAGCCCCTGTACTTCGAG gatGAAGATGAAATTCCGGATCTGGGAAGTGGAGTGTCGGTTCAGTGCACCAACAAACAAGAATCGTCTCCTGCTCAGACACACACGCAACCTAAACTGCCTAAAAACCTG CTGGATGGCCTACCAGAAAACTCTCCCATCAATATTGTGCAGACACCCATTCCCATCACTACTTCTGTTCCTAAGAGGGCTAAGAGCCAGAGAAAGAAGGCTCTGGCTGCTGCCTTGGCTACGGCACAGGAGTATTCAGAGATCAGCATGGAGCAGAAAAAATTGCAG GAGGCATTCACGAAAGCAGCGGGGAAGAAGAGTAAAACCTCTGTGGAGCTGGACCTGGGCGACATGCTAGCTGCTTTGGAGAAACAACAGCAAGCTATGAAGGCCAGacaactcaccaatactaagccaCTGTCTTTAACAG TTGGGACAACCACTCCTTTCCATAGCTCAGGCCCCTCCAGCGTGCCGTGCATGATGAGAGGTCATCAGCAAGCCCTGTCCATGCCTCATAATGCTTTAGATTCCACTGCACCCCGAGTGAAGAGGGGGAAGGAGAGAGAAGTTCCCAAAGTCAAGCGGCCTACAGCGCTTAAAAAG atTATTTTAAAGGAACGCGAGGGAAAGAAAGGGAAGCCGAGTGTAGAACAAGAGTGTTCGGGCCATGAGGAGCACGGGGAGGAGGGTCTACAATTCACTGATGATCTCGAACGTGAGCCTGCTTCCCAAGAAG AAAATGGTCTGAGCGTACCCAGTGATGCCTCCCTTTCTCCGGCCAGTCAGAACTCTCCATACAGCATCACCCCAGTGTCCCAGGGCTCTCCTGCCAGCTCGGGAATTGGCAGCCCAATGGCCTCCAATGCCATCACCAAGATCCACAGCCGACGTTTTCGAGA GTACTGTAACCAAGTGCTGAGCAAAGAGATCGATGAGAGTGTGACTCTGCTGCTCCAGGAGCTGGTTCGCTTCCAGGAGCGGATCTACCAGAAGGATCCCACCAAAGCCAAATCCAAACGCAGACTGGTCATGGGCCTCAGAGAGGTCACCAAGCACATGAAGTTGCACAAGATTAAATGTGTCATCATTTCTCCCAACTGTGAGAAGATCCAGGCCAAAG GTGGTTTAGATGAAGCTTTGTATAATGTGATTGCCATGGCGCGGGAGCAGGAGATCCCGTTTGTGTTTGCCTTGGGCAGAAAAGCTCTTGGGCGATGTGTCAACAAGCTGGTGCCTGTTAGCGTTGTTGGGATTTTCAACTATTCTGGAGCTGAG GGACTCTTCGACCGTTTAGTGTCCCTGACAGAAGAGGCCAGGAAGGCCTACAAGGACATGGTGTCGGCTCTGGAGCAGGAGCAAGCAGAGGAGGCTCTAAAAAATGACAAGAAGGTCCCAcaccatatgggccattcccgcaACCACTctgctgcttcagccatctccttcTGCTCCATTTTCTCTGAGCCCATTTCAGAGGTCAATGAAAAGGAGTACG AGACTAACTGGAGGAGTATGATGGAAACCTCAGATGCCCTGGAACCTGCAGAGGCTGAGCCAAGTCGTCCTGCTCCTTCCGTGTCCTCCCAGAAAAACAGCGAATCTTTGGCAGCCAGCACCAATACCGTACAGCCCAGTCCCACTGCCCCCCTGCCCAGGACAGGACCTCTGACCCAGGTTACTGGTGACAGAGACGAGGTCCGCACTGATGACCGGCTGGAGCTGGCTTCTCAGAGCACAGAGACGGGGTCATTAGATGGTAGCTGCAGAGGGCCGCTGACTTCCTCCATCACCTCCACCACTTCCACTTTGGTCCCCGGGATGTCAGAagaagcagaggaggaggaggaggaagaggaggaatacACTCCTGAACCTATATCTGTGGAAGTTCCCACTCTGAGCAGCCGCATTGAATCCTGGGTGTCTAAAACCCTGGAAAACCTTCACCTTGGAAAAAGCCAAGAAAGtacagaggaggaggaagaagaggaggaagaagaggacggGGGTCAGAGTGACGAGGAGGAGGACTTTGACTCCTCAGGCATCACAGAGATGAGAACGGAAGACAAAGAACAAGCCGAAACTAAAAAAGTGAGCGGTTGA